One stretch of Armigeres subalbatus isolate Guangzhou_Male chromosome 2, GZ_Asu_2, whole genome shotgun sequence DNA includes these proteins:
- the LOC134213068 gene encoding vascular endothelial growth factor receptor 1-like isoform X4 — MCQMKKEIMHNQCHISWRKMWQPSVIYLLVIVQTAGWWRLGQARPSEANDMYRDLLSQNGAPEIESYEPEVELAAGITYEMTCKASEPIRWLIKRTEQEDIEAPLIATESITTDDKNKPFGIKVTIPETSAEVVGRYYCIYESVDNLDPDVNLEDQEAEYKATSTYIFVKDPKSPLVPVTHLVVSAQQYEDVVIPCKPSSKDVMVELVKDEQEMQIDNYRYSESLGFVLRPYRLEDGGHYICRAKDDPNGAVLYIQMDVMESYDFEQAITEYIQKPRIEFNGTQHFKEGDTISLNCLLDVADTVKFDMKWKLPDKVGIDNPRVSISRMSAIALPERPNYLLGRSTLTITNAMESDTGYYQCNVTDHNSHTNQKSVQVYVVKQADIGFIELYEDNKLDFINITSRRDIKIVIKFKAVVQPEFYWTRDDDPEPLEIGERYTIAETNQKITLTIKRSTISDTGTYTLHAKNEHTYNSFSMKVYVREKPVVSISPIYARPGERVTFVCTAVAYPQPAMRFAFIPCTGTPWKNCSQSLNKEHAKHYGKRLDDSGRQQDIITTEQYEMQAETAGYIGCLAVNGYGEDFVKADLLISDLSKPVVVEKLSPDEDVTIGDEVIIECAAVVYNHTDAIKFFRDDVLMSGLDGITIEKDYRTFAYRTKLIIHSVGREHEGVIRCQAPMIDSNDTDEDELRLDVFEPTDPVIVDENVHEELEMEIGDRHTFSCNVEGMPKPVIEWTKDDAFVIFDNDTIILLPNGSIHMPFLKVEHSGDYKCYARNKVGHAEKLWSLRVKTVTIRMTWVYLVISLIAILVIAVVLISMFYYKKKKEVKEMKEAGLAHFEEGDLEQMNPEISLDEQADLLPYKTEYEFPKERLKMGKQLGAGAFGVVMKATATGIMVNEDETVVAVKMVKKQTDNEVMRALISELKIMVHLGQHLNVVNLLGAVTKNIAKRELMVIVEYCRFGNVQNFLLKHRPYFIDQVNSETGEIDSSIDTNKLRWSAAGYTYNSNSAGYTNPKNHLNSKGYVRHSGVQNMAMVDSCNTEATIMTSVEGYDLNSANTANTANTNTTSNSNEPLWRSNYGMDYKGPARSVTTTDLVCWASQVACGMEYLASRRVLHGDLAARNILLCDDNVVKICDFGLARSMYKTENYKKKGEAPLPFKWLALECISDNVFGTYSDVWAYGIVLWEFFSLARVPYPGMEANQELYNKLRDGYRMDKPQYANQDIYDIMLNCWNVKPDSRPTFKDLKSRFNAMLPEEMRNHYVDLNEPYLAMNAEKEQRGEPDYLASLGPPEEQAPKAPPNYVNGIILPLPPISDKPDYLQMTKSDSDDSHFDFASFNNSQPSPTLKNNLDSSPQQSGKRHKKKAIPEEIPMLHNRSGGSHGFNSDSETEPTSPVPMVRTTKLVHPEHEYTNLKRLDKSDGTNGTEPGKDAFSNPGYVVVNTRLK, encoded by the exons CTAGTGAAGCGAACGACATGTATCGCGACCTACTTAGCCAGAACGGTGCCCCCGAAATCGAATCGTACGAACCGGAGGTGGAACTGGCAGCAGGCATCACTTACGAGATGACCTGCAAAGCCAGCGAACCCATCCGATGGCTCATCAAACGCACAGAACAAGAG GATATTGAGGCACCTTTAATCGCGACCGAATCTATCACCACAGACGATAAGAACAAACCGTTCGGTATCAAGGTGACGATTCCCGAGACTTCGGCCGAAGTCGTTGGTCGGTACTATTGTATCTACGAGTCAGTCGACAACTTGGACCCTGACGTTAACTTGGAAGACCAGGAAGCTGAGTACAAAGCAACCAGCACATATATCTTTGTCAAGGATCCCAAGAGCCCACTTGTTCCAGTAACCCATCTCGTAGTCTCCGCCCAACAGTACGAGGATGTCGTTATACCTTGTAAGCCATCGTCCAAGGACGTCATGGTCGAATTGGTCAAAGATGAACAGGAG ATGCAAATTGACAACTACAGATATTCCGAATCGCTGGGGTTCGTTCTGAGACCGTACCGTCTGGAGGATGGTGGCCACTACATCTGCCGGGCCAAGGATGACCCGAACGGAGCCGTACTCTACATCCAGATGGACGTCATGGAATCCT ATGATTTCGAACAAG CAATTACGGAGTATATCCAGAAGCCTCGAATCGAGTTCAACGGTACGCAACATTTTAAGGAGGGCGACACCATCTCGTTGAACTGCCTATTGGACGTTGCCGATACGGTAAAGTTCGACATGAAATGGAAGCTGCCAGACAAAGTGGGAATTGAC AACCCCAGAGTAAGCATCAGCCGAATGTCGGCTATTGCGCTTCCAGAACGTCCAAACTACCTATTGGGTCGATCGACTTTGACCATTACCAATGcaatggagagcgataccggcTACTACCAGTGCAATGTGACCGACCACAACTCTCACACGAACCAGAAGTCGGTCCAGGTTTACGTCGTGAAACAGGCGGACATCGGCTTCATAGAACTGTATGAAGACAACAAGCTCGATTTCATCAACATCACCAGCCGGCGGGATATCAAAATAGTCATCAAGTTTAAGGCTGTCGTCCAGCCGGAGTTCTACTGGACCAGGGACGATGACCCGGAACCGCTGGAAATCGGCGAACGCTACACGATAGcggaaacaaatcagaaaattaCGCTTACGATTAAGAGATCGACCATTTCCGATACGGGGACGTACACGCTGCATGCAAAGAATGAGCACACGTACAACAGTTTTTCAATGAAGGTGTACGTTAGAG AGAAACCTGTCGTGTCTATTAGTCCAATCTACGCGCGACCGGGAGAAAGGGTCACATTTGTATGCACTGCCGTCGCCTATCCTCAACCAGCAATGCGGTTCGCCTTCATCCCATGTACGGGGACTCCCTGGAAGAACTGTTCCCAGTCGCTGAACAAGGAACATGCCAAGCATTAT GGCAAGCGTCTGGACGACAGCGGTAGACAACAGGACATCATCACCACGGAGCAGTACGAAATGCAAGCCGAAACCGCCGGTTACATCGGATGTTTGGCCGTGAATGGCTACGGAGAAGACTTTGTGAAGGCCGATCTACTGATCAGTGATTTGAGCAAGCCGGTTGTGGTGGAGAAGCTGTCCCCTGATGAAGATGTTACAATCGGCGATGAAGTGATAATCGAATGCGCCGCAGTGGTGTACAACCATACCGACGCGATCAAATTCTTCCGCGATGATGTGCTGATGAGTGGACTTGATGGAATCACTATAGAAAAAGATTACAGAACGTTTGCCTATCGGACGAAGTTGATTATCCATAGTGTCGGTCGGGAACACGAGGGCGTAATTCGATGCCAAGCGCCCATGATCGACTCGAACGACACGGACGAAGACGAGCTGAGGTTGGATGTATTTGAACCAACAGATCCAGTGATCGTGGACGAAAATGTCCACgaagaactggaaatggaaatCGGAGATCGACATACGTTCTCTTGCAATGTGGAGGGAATGCCGAAACCAGTGATTGAGTGGACCAAGGATGACGCGTTTGTAATCTTTGACAACGATACGATAATTTTGCTGCCTAATGGAAGTATACATATGCCGTTCCTAAAAGTGGAGCACTCCGGTGACTACAAGTGCTACGCTAGGAACAAGGTTGGACACGCGGAGAAGCTTTGGAGCTTGCGGGTGAAAACCGTTACGATCCGAATGACCTGGGTCTATTTGGTGATTTCTTTGATAGCCATCTTGGTTATTGCAGTTGTGCTCATATCCATGTTCTattataagaagaagaaagaagtgaagGAAATGAAGGAGGCTGGGTTAGCTCACTTCGAAGAGGGTGACCTGGAACAAATGAATCCGGAGATATCGCTGGATGAGCAAGCAGATTTACTTCCCTACAAAACTGAGTACGAGTTTCCGAAGGAAAGGTTAAAAATGGGTAAACAATTGGGTGCAGGTGCGTTTGGTGTGGTAATGAAGGCCACCGCAACCGGCATCATGGTCAACGAAGATGAAACTGTAGTGGCCGTCAAGATGGTGAAGAAGCAGACCGATAATGAAGTTATGCGGGCGTTAATTTCCGAACTTAAAATCATGGTACATCTGGGGCAGCATTTGAACGTAGTGAATCTACTGGGAGCGGTTACGAAAAACATCGCCAAAA GAGAACTCATGGTGATCGTGGAATACTGCCGTTTTGGCAATGTTCAAAACTTCCTGCTGAAGCACCGACCTTACTTCATCGATCAGGTCAACTCCGAAACAGGTGAAATTGACTCGAGCATTGACACAAATAAGCTAAGGTGGTCAGCCGCAGGTTATACGTACAACAG CAATTCGGCTGGATACACGAATCCGAAGAACCACCTGAACTCCAAAGGATATGTGCGGCATTCCGGTGTGCAGAATATGGCAATGGTCGATAGCTGTAACACGGAAGCGACCATCATGACCTCCGTCGAAG GTTATGATCTAAATTCTGCCAATACCGCCAATACGGCCAACACTAACACCACCTCCAACTCGAATGAACCACTCTGGCGATCCAATTACGGTATGGACTACAAGGGTCCCGCTAGATCGGTAACCACTACGGATCTGGTGTGCTGGGCCTCGCAGGTAGCATGTGGCATGGAATACCTTGCCTCCAGGAGGGTCCTTCACGGGGATCTTGCTGCTCGTAACATACTTCTTTGCGATGACAACGTGGTGAAAATATGCGACTTTGGTCTCGCTCGTTCCATGTACAAGACCGAGAACTACAAGAAAAAGGGAGAAGCTCCTCTGCCATTCAAGTGGTTGGCGCTGGAGTGCATTAGCGATAATGTCTTCGGCACGTATTCGGACGTATGGGCTTACGGCATTGTGCTATGGGAGTTCTTCTCATTGGCACGGGTGCCCTATCCGGGCATGGAAGCGAACCAGGAACTGTACAATAAATTACGCGACGGATACCGCATGGATAAGCCACAGTACGCCAATCAAGATATTTACGACATTATGCTGAATTGCTGGAATGTGAAACCTGATTCGCGACCCACGTTCAAAGATCTGAAGAGCCGATTCAACGCAATGCTTCCGGAAGAAATGCGAAAT CACTATGTCGATCTCAACGAGCCATACCTGGCTATGAACGCCGAGAAAGAGCAGAGAGGAGAACCAGACTACCTTGCAAGTCTAGGGCCACCAGAAGAACAGGCACCCAAAGCGCCACCCAACTATGTCAATGGAATCATCTTACCTTTACCGCCAA TTTCAGACAAACCGGACTATCTCCAGATGACCAAGTCCGACTCGGACGACAGCCATTTTGATTTTGCCTCATTCAATAACAGCCAACCGTCCCCCACGTTGAAGAACAACCTGGACTCAAGCCCGCAGCAGAGCGGCAAACGCCACAAAAAGAAAGCCATACCCGAGGAAATACCGATGTTACACAACCGTTCCGGTGGCAGCCACGGATTCAACTCGGACTCGGAAACAGAACCAACCAGCCCGGTGCCAATGGTTCGCACAACTAAACTGGTCCATCCGGAGCACGAATACACCAACCTGAAGCGGCTGGACAAATCCGACGGCACGAACGGAACCGAGCCGGGAAAGGACGCATTCAGTAACCCCGGCTACGTGGTGGTCAACACGAGATTGAAGTAG
- the LOC134213068 gene encoding vascular endothelial growth factor receptor 1-like isoform X2: MCQMKKEIMHNQCHISWRKMWQPSVIYLLVIVQTAGWWRLGQARPSEANDMYRDLLSQNGAPEIESYEPEVELAAGITYEMTCKASEPIRWLIKRTEQEDIEAPLIATESITTDDKNKPFGIKVTIPETSAEVVGRYYCIYESVDNLDPDVNLEDQEAEYKATSTYIFVKDPKSPLVPVTHLVVSAQQYEDVVIPCKPSSKDVMVELVKDEQEMQIDNYRYSESLGFVLRPYRLEDGGHYICRAKDDPNGAVLYIQMDVMESSITEYIQKPRIEFNGTQHFKEGDTISLNCLLDVADTVKFDMKWKLPDKVGIDNPRVSISRMSAIALPERPNYLLGRSTLTITNAMESDTGYYQCNVTDHNSHTNQKSVQVYVVKQADIGFIELYEDNKLDFINITSRRDIKIVIKFKAVVQPEFYWTRDDDPEPLEIGERYTIAETNQKITLTIKRSTISDTGTYTLHAKNEHTYNSFSMKVYVREKPVVSISPIYARPGERVTFVCTAVAYPQPAMRFAFIPCTGTPWKNCSQSLNKEHAKHYPKNSRLVAWPIEDEVLMRTGKRLDDSGRQQDIITTEQYEMQAETAGYIGCLAVNGYGEDFVKADLLISDLSKPVVVEKLSPDEDVTIGDEVIIECAAVVYNHTDAIKFFRDDVLMSGLDGITIEKDYRTFAYRTKLIIHSVGREHEGVIRCQAPMIDSNDTDEDELRLDVFEPTDPVIVDENVHEELEMEIGDRHTFSCNVEGMPKPVIEWTKDDAFVIFDNDTIILLPNGSIHMPFLKVEHSGDYKCYARNKVGHAEKLWSLRVKTVTIRMTWVYLVISLIAILVIAVVLISMFYYKKKKEVKEMKEAGLAHFEEGDLEQMNPEISLDEQADLLPYKTEYEFPKERLKMGKQLGAGAFGVVMKATATGIMVNEDETVVAVKMVKKQTDNEVMRALISELKIMVHLGQHLNVVNLLGAVTKNIAKRELMVIVEYCRFGNVQNFLLKHRPYFIDQVNSETGEIDSSIDTNKLRWSAAGYTYNSNSAGYTNPKNHLNSKGYVRHSGVQNMAMVDSCNTEATIMTSVEGYDLNSANTANTANTNTTSNSNEPLWRSNYGMDYKGPARSVTTTDLVCWASQVACGMEYLASRRVLHGDLAARNILLCDDNVVKICDFGLARSMYKTENYKKKGEAPLPFKWLALECISDNVFGTYSDVWAYGIVLWEFFSLARVPYPGMEANQELYNKLRDGYRMDKPQYANQDIYDIMLNCWNVKPDSRPTFKDLKSRFNAMLPEEMRNHYVDLNEPYLAMNAEKEQRGEPDYLASLGPPEEQAPKAPPNYVNGIILPLPPISDKPDYLQMTKSDSDDSHFDFASFNNSQPSPTLKNNLDSSPQQSGKRHKKKAIPEEIPMLHNRSGGSHGFNSDSETEPTSPVPMVRTTKLVHPEHEYTNLKRLDKSDGTNGTEPGKDAFSNPGYVVVNTRLK; the protein is encoded by the exons CTAGTGAAGCGAACGACATGTATCGCGACCTACTTAGCCAGAACGGTGCCCCCGAAATCGAATCGTACGAACCGGAGGTGGAACTGGCAGCAGGCATCACTTACGAGATGACCTGCAAAGCCAGCGAACCCATCCGATGGCTCATCAAACGCACAGAACAAGAG GATATTGAGGCACCTTTAATCGCGACCGAATCTATCACCACAGACGATAAGAACAAACCGTTCGGTATCAAGGTGACGATTCCCGAGACTTCGGCCGAAGTCGTTGGTCGGTACTATTGTATCTACGAGTCAGTCGACAACTTGGACCCTGACGTTAACTTGGAAGACCAGGAAGCTGAGTACAAAGCAACCAGCACATATATCTTTGTCAAGGATCCCAAGAGCCCACTTGTTCCAGTAACCCATCTCGTAGTCTCCGCCCAACAGTACGAGGATGTCGTTATACCTTGTAAGCCATCGTCCAAGGACGTCATGGTCGAATTGGTCAAAGATGAACAGGAG ATGCAAATTGACAACTACAGATATTCCGAATCGCTGGGGTTCGTTCTGAGACCGTACCGTCTGGAGGATGGTGGCCACTACATCTGCCGGGCCAAGGATGACCCGAACGGAGCCGTACTCTACATCCAGATGGACGTCATGGAATCCT CAATTACGGAGTATATCCAGAAGCCTCGAATCGAGTTCAACGGTACGCAACATTTTAAGGAGGGCGACACCATCTCGTTGAACTGCCTATTGGACGTTGCCGATACGGTAAAGTTCGACATGAAATGGAAGCTGCCAGACAAAGTGGGAATTGAC AACCCCAGAGTAAGCATCAGCCGAATGTCGGCTATTGCGCTTCCAGAACGTCCAAACTACCTATTGGGTCGATCGACTTTGACCATTACCAATGcaatggagagcgataccggcTACTACCAGTGCAATGTGACCGACCACAACTCTCACACGAACCAGAAGTCGGTCCAGGTTTACGTCGTGAAACAGGCGGACATCGGCTTCATAGAACTGTATGAAGACAACAAGCTCGATTTCATCAACATCACCAGCCGGCGGGATATCAAAATAGTCATCAAGTTTAAGGCTGTCGTCCAGCCGGAGTTCTACTGGACCAGGGACGATGACCCGGAACCGCTGGAAATCGGCGAACGCTACACGATAGcggaaacaaatcagaaaattaCGCTTACGATTAAGAGATCGACCATTTCCGATACGGGGACGTACACGCTGCATGCAAAGAATGAGCACACGTACAACAGTTTTTCAATGAAGGTGTACGTTAGAG AGAAACCTGTCGTGTCTATTAGTCCAATCTACGCGCGACCGGGAGAAAGGGTCACATTTGTATGCACTGCCGTCGCCTATCCTCAACCAGCAATGCGGTTCGCCTTCATCCCATGTACGGGGACTCCCTGGAAGAACTGTTCCCAGTCGCTGAACAAGGAACATGCCAAGCATTAT CCAAAGAATTCGCGACTAGTGGCCTGGCCCATAGAGGACGAAGTTCTAATGCGAACG GGCAAGCGTCTGGACGACAGCGGTAGACAACAGGACATCATCACCACGGAGCAGTACGAAATGCAAGCCGAAACCGCCGGTTACATCGGATGTTTGGCCGTGAATGGCTACGGAGAAGACTTTGTGAAGGCCGATCTACTGATCAGTGATTTGAGCAAGCCGGTTGTGGTGGAGAAGCTGTCCCCTGATGAAGATGTTACAATCGGCGATGAAGTGATAATCGAATGCGCCGCAGTGGTGTACAACCATACCGACGCGATCAAATTCTTCCGCGATGATGTGCTGATGAGTGGACTTGATGGAATCACTATAGAAAAAGATTACAGAACGTTTGCCTATCGGACGAAGTTGATTATCCATAGTGTCGGTCGGGAACACGAGGGCGTAATTCGATGCCAAGCGCCCATGATCGACTCGAACGACACGGACGAAGACGAGCTGAGGTTGGATGTATTTGAACCAACAGATCCAGTGATCGTGGACGAAAATGTCCACgaagaactggaaatggaaatCGGAGATCGACATACGTTCTCTTGCAATGTGGAGGGAATGCCGAAACCAGTGATTGAGTGGACCAAGGATGACGCGTTTGTAATCTTTGACAACGATACGATAATTTTGCTGCCTAATGGAAGTATACATATGCCGTTCCTAAAAGTGGAGCACTCCGGTGACTACAAGTGCTACGCTAGGAACAAGGTTGGACACGCGGAGAAGCTTTGGAGCTTGCGGGTGAAAACCGTTACGATCCGAATGACCTGGGTCTATTTGGTGATTTCTTTGATAGCCATCTTGGTTATTGCAGTTGTGCTCATATCCATGTTCTattataagaagaagaaagaagtgaagGAAATGAAGGAGGCTGGGTTAGCTCACTTCGAAGAGGGTGACCTGGAACAAATGAATCCGGAGATATCGCTGGATGAGCAAGCAGATTTACTTCCCTACAAAACTGAGTACGAGTTTCCGAAGGAAAGGTTAAAAATGGGTAAACAATTGGGTGCAGGTGCGTTTGGTGTGGTAATGAAGGCCACCGCAACCGGCATCATGGTCAACGAAGATGAAACTGTAGTGGCCGTCAAGATGGTGAAGAAGCAGACCGATAATGAAGTTATGCGGGCGTTAATTTCCGAACTTAAAATCATGGTACATCTGGGGCAGCATTTGAACGTAGTGAATCTACTGGGAGCGGTTACGAAAAACATCGCCAAAA GAGAACTCATGGTGATCGTGGAATACTGCCGTTTTGGCAATGTTCAAAACTTCCTGCTGAAGCACCGACCTTACTTCATCGATCAGGTCAACTCCGAAACAGGTGAAATTGACTCGAGCATTGACACAAATAAGCTAAGGTGGTCAGCCGCAGGTTATACGTACAACAG CAATTCGGCTGGATACACGAATCCGAAGAACCACCTGAACTCCAAAGGATATGTGCGGCATTCCGGTGTGCAGAATATGGCAATGGTCGATAGCTGTAACACGGAAGCGACCATCATGACCTCCGTCGAAG GTTATGATCTAAATTCTGCCAATACCGCCAATACGGCCAACACTAACACCACCTCCAACTCGAATGAACCACTCTGGCGATCCAATTACGGTATGGACTACAAGGGTCCCGCTAGATCGGTAACCACTACGGATCTGGTGTGCTGGGCCTCGCAGGTAGCATGTGGCATGGAATACCTTGCCTCCAGGAGGGTCCTTCACGGGGATCTTGCTGCTCGTAACATACTTCTTTGCGATGACAACGTGGTGAAAATATGCGACTTTGGTCTCGCTCGTTCCATGTACAAGACCGAGAACTACAAGAAAAAGGGAGAAGCTCCTCTGCCATTCAAGTGGTTGGCGCTGGAGTGCATTAGCGATAATGTCTTCGGCACGTATTCGGACGTATGGGCTTACGGCATTGTGCTATGGGAGTTCTTCTCATTGGCACGGGTGCCCTATCCGGGCATGGAAGCGAACCAGGAACTGTACAATAAATTACGCGACGGATACCGCATGGATAAGCCACAGTACGCCAATCAAGATATTTACGACATTATGCTGAATTGCTGGAATGTGAAACCTGATTCGCGACCCACGTTCAAAGATCTGAAGAGCCGATTCAACGCAATGCTTCCGGAAGAAATGCGAAAT CACTATGTCGATCTCAACGAGCCATACCTGGCTATGAACGCCGAGAAAGAGCAGAGAGGAGAACCAGACTACCTTGCAAGTCTAGGGCCACCAGAAGAACAGGCACCCAAAGCGCCACCCAACTATGTCAATGGAATCATCTTACCTTTACCGCCAA TTTCAGACAAACCGGACTATCTCCAGATGACCAAGTCCGACTCGGACGACAGCCATTTTGATTTTGCCTCATTCAATAACAGCCAACCGTCCCCCACGTTGAAGAACAACCTGGACTCAAGCCCGCAGCAGAGCGGCAAACGCCACAAAAAGAAAGCCATACCCGAGGAAATACCGATGTTACACAACCGTTCCGGTGGCAGCCACGGATTCAACTCGGACTCGGAAACAGAACCAACCAGCCCGGTGCCAATGGTTCGCACAACTAAACTGGTCCATCCGGAGCACGAATACACCAACCTGAAGCGGCTGGACAAATCCGACGGCACGAACGGAACCGAGCCGGGAAAGGACGCATTCAGTAACCCCGGCTACGTGGTGGTCAACACGAGATTGAAGTAG